Proteins encoded together in one Vitis vinifera cultivar Pinot Noir 40024 chromosome 4, ASM3070453v1 window:
- the LOC100241060 gene encoding AP2-like ethylene-responsive transcription factor BBM — protein sequence MASMNNWLGFSLSPRELPPQPENHSQNSVSRLGFNSDEISGTDVSGECFDLTSDSTAPSLNLPPPFGILEAFNRNNQPQDWNMKGLGMNSDTNYKTTTSELSMLMGSSCSSHHNLENQEPKLENFLGCRSFADHEQKLQGCNSIAAAAYDSSADYMFPNCSLQLPSEPVDTPTPRGGGGGSTTVNNSSIGLSMIKTWLRNQPAPTHQDNNKSTDTGPVGGAAAGNLPNAQTLSLSMSTGSQSSSPLPLLTASAGGGGGSGGESSSSDNKKATPLDSQTGAIETVPRKSIDTFGQRTSIYRGVTRHRWTGRYEAHLWDNSCRREGQTRKGRQGGYDKEEKAARAYDLAALKYWGTTTTTNFPISNYEKEIEEMKHMTRQEYVASLRRKSSGFSRGASIYRGVTRHHQHGRWQARIGRVAGNKDLYLGTFSTQEEAAEAYDIAAIKFRGLNAVTNFDMSRYDVNSILESSTLPIGGAAKRLKDAEQAEMTIDGQRTDDEMSSQLTDGINNYGAHHHGWPTVAFQQAQPFSMHYPYGHQQRAVWCKQEQDPDGTHNFQDLHQLQLGNTHNFFQPNVLHNLMSMDSSSMDHSSGSNSVIYSGGGAADGSAATGGSGSGSFQGVGYGNNIGFVMPISTVIAHEGGHGQGNGGFGDSEVKAIGYDNMFGSTDPYHARSLYYLSQQSSAGMVKGSSAYDQGSGCNNWVPTAVPTLAPRTNSLAVCHGTPTFTVWNDT from the exons ATGGCTTCCATGAACAACTGGTTGGGTTTCTCTTTGTCCCCTCGAGAACTTCCACCACAGCCTGAAAATCACTCACAGAACAGTGTCTCTAGACTTGGTTTCAACTCTGATGAAATCTCTGGGACTGATGTGTCAGGTGAGTGTTTTGATCTCACTTCAGATTCCACTGCTCCCTCTCTCAACCTCCCTCCCCCTTTTGGGATACTTGAAGCATTCAACAGGAATAATCAGCCCCAAG ATTGGAACATGAAGGGTTTGGGCATGAATTCAGATACTAACTACAAAACCACCACTTCTGAGCTCTCCATGCTCATGGGTAGTTCATGCAGTAGTCATCATAACCTCGAAAACCAAGAACCCAAACTTGAAAATTTCCTGGGCTGCCGCTCTTTTGCTGATCATGAGCAGAAACTTCAAGGGTGTAACTCCATTGCAGCAGCAGCTTATGATAGCTCTGCAGACTACATGTTCCCCAACTGCTCACTGCAGCTTCCATCTGAGCCGGTAGACACCCCCACTCCCCGCGGTGGCGGCGGTGGAAGCACTACCGTCAACAATAGTTCCATTGGTTTATCCATGATCAAGACATGGCTGCGGAACCAACCTGCACCCACCCATCAGGATAACAACAAGAGTACTGATACTGGGCCTGTCGGTGGAGCCGCCGCTGGGAACCTACCCAATGCACAGACCTTATCGTTGTCCATGAGCACCGGCTCGCAGTCCAGCTCTCCTTTGCCTCTCCTAACAGCGAGTgcaggtggtggtggtgggagTGGAGGAGAGAGTTCTTCATCAGATAACAAGAAGGCCACCCCCCTCGATAGCCAGACCGGTGCCATTGAAACGGTGCCAAGGAAGTCCATTGATACATTTGGACAGAGGACATCCATATACCGTGGTGTAACAAG GCATAGATGGACGGGTAGATATGAGGCTCATCTATGGGACAACAGTTGCAGAAGAGAAGGACAAACTCGAAAGGGAAGGCAAG GTGGTTATGACAAAGAAGAAAAGGCAGCTAGGGCTTACGATTTAGCAGCACTGAAGTATTGGGGTACCACCACCACAACAAATTTCCCT ATTAGCAACTATGAAAAAGAGATAGAGGAGATGAAGCACATGACAAGGCAGGAGTACGTAGCATCTCTGCGAAG GAAGAGTAGCGGGTTTTCTCGTGGAGCATCCATATATAGAGGAGTGACCAG ACACCATCAGCATGGGAGATGGCAGGCAAGGATTGGAAGAGTCGCAGGCAACAAAGATCTTTACTTGGGAACTTTCA gCACCCAAGAGGAAGCAGCAGAGGCCTATGACATTGCTGCCATTAAGTTTCGAGGATTGAATGCGGTGACCAACTTTGATATGAGTAGATATGATGTTAATAGCATTCTAGAGAGCAGTACCTTGCCGATTGGTGGAGCTGCAAAGCGGTTGAAAGATGCTGAGCAGGCTGAAATGACTATAGATGGACAGAGGACAGACGATGAGATGAGCTCACAGCTGACTGATGGAATCAACAACTATGGAGCACACCACCATGGCTGGCCTACTGTTGCATTCCAACAAGCTCAGCCATTTAGCATGCACTACCCTTATGGCCATCAGCAGAGGGCTGTTTGGTGTAAGCAAGAGCAAGACCCTGATGGCACACACAACTTTCAAGATCTTCACCAACTACAATTGGGAAACACTCACAACTTCTTCCAGCCTAATGTTCTGCACAACCTCATGAGCATGGACTCTTCTTCAATGGACCATAGCTCAGGCTCCAATTCAGTCATCTATAGCGGTGGTGGAGCCGCTGATGGCAGCGCTGCAACTGGCGGCAGTGGCAGTGGGAGCTTCCAAGGGGTAGGTTATGGGAACAACATTGGCTTTGTGATGCCCATAAGCACCGTCATCGCTCATGAAGGCGGCCATGGCCAGGGAAATGGTGGCTTTGGAGATAGCGAAGTGAAGGCGATTGGTTACGACAACATGTTTGGATCGACAGATCCTTACCATGCTAGGAGCTTGTACTATCTTTCACAGCAATCATCTGCAGGCATGGTGAAGGGCAGTAGTGCATATGATCAGGGGTCAGGGTGTAACAACTGGGTTCCAACTGCAGTTCCAACCCTAGCTCCAAGGACTAACAGCTTGGCAGTATGCCATGGAACACCTACATTCACAGTATGGAATGATACATAA